From one Falco biarmicus isolate bFalBia1 unplaced genomic scaffold, bFalBia1.pri scaffold_27, whole genome shotgun sequence genomic stretch:
- the LOC130143334 gene encoding N-alpha-acetyltransferase 20-like, with the protein MLCMFAVPGKAEGSVAGEEWLGRVAALSVAPEFQRLGLAAKLMELLGEISGKKGGFFVDLFVSVSNRVAVNMSKQLGSRVYRTVSERYSASSGEPDEDAYDTRKALCRDTEKKSIIPLPHPVRPEDNE; encoded by the exons ATGCTCTGTATGTTCGCAGTACCGGGTAAGGCGGAAGGCTCTGTggctggggaagagtggctTGGACGTGTTGCTGCGCTCTCTGTTGCACCAGAATTTCAACGGCTGGGTTTGGCTGCTAAATTGATGGAACTGCTGGGAGAAATTTCAGGAAA AAAGGGTGGATTTTTCGTCGATCTCTTTGTGAGCGTATCAAATCGGGTTGCAGTAAATATGTCTAAGCAGCTCGGCTCCCGTGTGTACCGGACAGTATCGGAGCGCTACTCTGCTAGCAGTGGAGAGCCAGATGAAGATGCTTACG ATACGAGGAAAGCTCTTTGCAGAgatacagagaagaaatcaaTTATACCTCTGCCTCATCCTGTGAGACCAGAAGACAATGAGTAA